AGATGGTTATTTTATGGTGAATGAAGATTGGTATGGACATACCAATGGCTCTGTTAATTTTGTAAATAATAATGGTCAGATCAACTATAGGATATATAGTGACAAAAACAATAATGAAGCATTCGGAGCTACTACACAGTATGGAACGATCTATGGTGATAAGTTTTACTTTATTTCGAAACAGGCTGCTGATGGGGGTGATACACAATATACACCTGGAGGTAGACTTGTTGTAGCGAATGCCACTACCATGCAAAAGATCGCTGGATTTAATACTATTGGAGGAGGAGACGGAAGGTTTTTCCTGGGTGTCAATGAACATAAGGGATATATTGGGACCACTACCGGAATCTTTTTATTTGATATTGATAATTTGCAGGTTGGAACTTTAGTGCCCGAAACTAATGGTAAAGGCCAGATTGGGAATATGATTCGTACATCGCAATATGTATTTGCTGTGACACAAAACGGGGGAATTCTTGTGATCAACCCGAATACCAACGCTGTTGTTCAGACTATTGCAGGTGCATTTTATTCAATTGTACAGGCTAAAGATGGAAGTGTTTGGGCGATTCAGCAACAGAAATTGGTGAATATCCATCCTACTACTTTTGTAACAACAGATTATGCTATTCCTACCACTAAATACATTGGAGACTGGGGAGCATGGTATGCCGGAAGATTGACGTATAGTACCAAACAAAATGCGCTGTACTGGATCAACTCAATTAATGCATTCTCTTCGGGTAGCCAGATTGTGAAATTTGATGTTACCAATAAAACATTTAACGAAAGCTTTGCCGCAATTCCAGGACAAACGGGAACTTACAAGCAGATTCCTTATGGAGCTGCTTTGCGTGTAAATCCTGTTACGGATGAATTGATTTTGAATACAACAGAAAGTGGTTATGGAGCACACTATCAGAAAAACTGGGTACATACATTCAGTAGTACAGGAACTCTTACCAATACTAAAATATTAAATGATTATTATTGGTTCCCTGCGGTTACTGTGTTCCCGGATACTATTGCTCCAGTTGTACAAAGTACATTCCCATCACAAACTACTGTGAACAGTACGACTACCATCGACCTTAAAACAATGGTTTCTGATGCTGATAACCTTTCGTTAGCTATTGTAAAAACTGTAAAGTCCAATAGTAATTCAGGAGTTGTAAATGCTGTGATTAATACAAATGATGAGTTGGTATTAACACCGCAAAGTACGGGAACTTCTACAGTTGTTATAAGCTTTAATTCAAATGGAAAGCTTGTGGAAAAATCACTTGTAGTAAATGCTAATTTGTCTACATTAGGAACAGCGGATGTTAGAAAGCTTGAATTGGGGATTTATCCTAATCCTGCGACAGATGTTCTTAATATTAAAACTCAGGATAAAGTATTGAATACGGTAGTATATGATGCTTCCGGAAAAATTATTCCTACTCAGTTCAGTAATGGACAAATCAACGTAAGCACGCTTACAAAGGGAATTTATATTCTAAAGGTAGTTACTGATAAAGCAGTTTACCAGCAGAAATTTATTAAGAATTAAATTC
The sequence above is drawn from the Chryseobacterium daecheongense genome and encodes:
- a CDS encoding DUF5074 domain-containing protein; its protein translation is MKKIYLLTLLLFFAFFTNAQVTVQGVPRNDIKQNSVHKNGLKTITTVTSFSDIQYWVGTGSKKAAFVVQWNDGKNPDALVWGFKWDGNATGEDMLKAIAKADHRFYSLLYQGTTFGTAIGGLGFDLNGQGTNGLYKNNNVTYPLYPLNGIINTTAYDFDDYTAIDAANDHWKSGWTTGYWSYWVKNPTDTDFGYSSLGASSRTLENGAWDLWNFYPGMVDQPISTTLTPVSAYASPATFTDGYFMVNEDWYGHTNGSVNFVNNNGQINYRIYSDKNNNEAFGATTQYGTIYGDKFYFISKQAADGGDTQYTPGGRLVVANATTMQKIAGFNTIGGGDGRFFLGVNEHKGYIGTTTGIFLFDIDNLQVGTLVPETNGKGQIGNMIRTSQYVFAVTQNGGILVINPNTNAVVQTIAGAFYSIVQAKDGSVWAIQQQKLVNIHPTTFVTTDYAIPTTKYIGDWGAWYAGRLTYSTKQNALYWINSINAFSSGSQIVKFDVTNKTFNESFAAIPGQTGTYKQIPYGAALRVNPVTDELILNTTESGYGAHYQKNWVHTFSSTGTLTNTKILNDYYWFPAVTVFPDTIAPVVQSTFPSQTTVNSTTTIDLKTMVSDADNLSLAIVKTVKSNSNSGVVNAVINTNDELVLTPQSTGTSTVVISFNSNGKLVEKSLVVNANLSTLGTADVRKLELGIYPNPATDVLNIKTQDKVLNTVVYDASGKIIPTQFSNGQINVSTLTKGIYILKVVTDKAVYQQKFIKN